cttttttcctttctctgaGCAAATACACTTTTGAGGGAAAGGAGTGAGGGAGAAGGACTTGCATTATACCAACGCTCTCCCAACGCTTCAGAAGACTATTGCATGTGAAGTATTATTGCACCTTACCAGGGTCAGGGTTATTCGGGGTAGTAGCTCATGGGCTTGGAATTTCCCAAAGAAGGAAGAACATGATGTCCTTGGGACGTTCCGACTCTTGCCAATTGCTTCTTTGCCTCAAATTCATGGCTGtacccttcttttctttctttaaggtctttccattttcattctCGGTCTTGCACCTCGAATACTAAATAACATTTTACAGTTCGGAAATGCCGAAGTACTCATTTATTGGATAGGaatcaaaatataaatgttGAAAGCTAAAAAGTTTTGTGCCTGGAACTGGAATACTAACTGACCACATTTTTCCCCTAATGCTCCATGCAGTCTAACAATGGATGTCGACAAACTTTTGGGATCCCTCATAAATTTCCTGGGTCTTGTTCAAAAGGTCAGCAACCTCACCGGAGTTAAAGCGAACATGTATGCTCTGGAAATGACTATGGGATTGGTGTCAGCCAGGAAGACTGACATAAGTTTGCAACTAGAGCAGGAAGAGAGGAGACCACTaaagagaaggaaggaagaaattGACTTGTGGATACAACATGTAGAACGGTGGGAGGGTCAAGTCCGCGAGTTAGGACGAGACGTCGAAGGGGGGAATTTCTTTACTCTTCTCAAGTTGACGGATCGGGTGAGGTTCATTATGACTCAAGTGGAAAAATTGCACGAGAAGGGTAGATTTGATGACGGACTCACGGTGGATGTGACACCGAACCGAGGCCTTGAACTGCAACCGGGTGAACTAGTGGGACAAGCttctcaaacaaaaagaaatgagatCTGGGATTGCTTGATGAAGGAAGAGGTGCTTCGTGTCGGTGTTTGGGGACGGGCGGGAGCGGGCAAAACCTTTCTTGCGGTACACATACATGATCAGATAGTGCAAGGTTGCACAAGGTTCGATGGCGCTTGTTTGGTCGATGTATCACAAGATGGCACTGTTGGCACGATACAAACTGACATTGCGAAATATTTCCGAGTCCTACCGAATTTGATGGGGGAAAGCGCTGTTTACAGGGGCGCAAAACTGAGGGAGGCATTGCGGGGTAGGAGACTCCTCCTTATCTTAGATGACGTTAGGAAATCTTATTCTTTGGAAGAAGTGGGTATAGCCCTAGAAAGGAATGGATGCAAATTGATCGTGACATCGCGATCGAAGGAGGTATGCGAGCAAATGAATTGCCACAAGCTTGTCCATGTACGAACTCCTAGGAGAAATCTCAAGGGTTGGAAGAAGCAGTGCAAAAACTAGAATTAGAAGGGTTAAGTTGGAAGAGGGAAGGGGGTGGGTTTGGTGCGCGGGCGCGGCGGGGGCTGCTGAGGAAGTTGATAAATTTTGACTGGAACGTTGGTGGGGCAAGATCATCTGTGATTTCAATAAGCAACTTGGGATTTGCAGATGTCCCAAGTTAGAGAGGATTTTAGAAAGACCTCTCTTCATCATTTCCATTTAACATGATACTGTAGCATTTTGACAAGCGATGTTTGAAGAAGGATATCAGGACTAaagggtttcttttttcttttttgcctttatTTTTGGGTGGTTTATCTTGATGGCATTTTCATTGGCTGAGCTTAGCTTGACATTTGTGTATCCACCGAATGACTTTTCCCTTTGCCTACTCATGTTGAAATTCGAGtgcttttacttttcttttaaacTTATTGTCAAACTCCTTAAATGTGAACATCTTCGGGTACACTTGACATTAAccactcttcattttttttttcttttacttatctCCCTTCTGTCCGACTTCCGAAATAATAACTAAATGCAATAATGAAATGTCTCACTTGCAACTCTTGTTCTCTCACTGGCTCTGCTCGCCTTTGTTCAACTCCATCTCTGGGAGAAGTGAAAGCAGAATTTCGAGCGAGATAATTTCGactttttcataattaattacGGCAATGGTGAAAGAAGATATGCGCGATCCTCCTTCGTATGTCTACTTATGATACAACTCTTAGAgaatttaagccaaaaggaaaatggTTTTGCACATGATCTACAAAAGTAATCAACCGAAAAAAACAACCCAAAAGTGGTCCGGATACCACTTAATGGCATCCACGTAATTAACAACAACAATGGGGGTGATTCATAGAGTCTAATTGGGAAGCATTCTTCTATAGTCGGAGAACCAATCATTTTTCCATTTACAATCATTTCCTAAAAAGGAGCCAAAGGGACGACTACGTTCCGCAATTTTCCCACATGCGTTAGCACTTCTCTTGACTCCATGCACCACAGAGAACTAGAAACCTACTATCAGAAGGCGTTAACAACTGCCAAGATGTGTTTGTAAGTCCTATATATTAGAAGATCATCTGGACGAGTAGATAACTCAACATTACCTAGCGAAGCAAAGCATGACACAAAATTAGTGCTCCCCCATCTCCCGGATTCTCTCATCCCTAAGCCAAACAATGCTAAGGGTCTGCTTGGTAACACTCCCGAgaataattgattatgttcttttgttctctagaacaaaaaaagaatataaatctgtttgataagttttttattcccggaaacaaaaatacatttttttgtctataaaaatagatttggaacagaatgaagaaaaaaaaaagttacttcttgtttccaagaataattcctagaatcaagtctaattttttcttttcttttctctgttcttctctttccttttctacttCTTCCTTTTAGCTGGCGAGGCCGTCCTCATGCCGCTTGGACGAGGTTGAGCATTGCCCGGCCACCGGCAAGCTCACCGACCCTTGCCCTAGCTTGGCGATGCTCTGGCAAGCTCACTGGACCTCGCCTAGCCGATCGTCGACCACTACCTCGCCAGATCTCGCCTAGCCGGTTACAACCCCGCCGACCCCCCCACCGTCGCAGGCCTTTCTCGGCGGCGATAGGGAGGCGACGAtagcgagggctcaaccctcagcCTTCTCccttgctttttgttttttgttttaaatattcatatttttaaatgttttaataaatttagctttaaatttaatttaattaatttcaaattaaattttttaccatgtcagcaacaaaacgacatcgttttgcatttGTCTAATCATGTCAACGTCCAAAACGACTTCTTTTTGTACTTACTTCGCcggaaaattgtcacgtcagcattttggccggattttcttgccattagcatttaagtgattcattttgctccgattttgacaagtgtcactttcctcacttttggcactaaagtgtccctccgtgtcaagttttggcacttcaaGTATCCAGCACTCCTTAATCATAGGAGAGCATAGGAGTGAAAGTGAAATATGGATGATTTGAAACTTACTTGTTATGTGCAATTAATCCCCTCAAGAATGAATAGCATCGCCACGACTATCCCAACACATTTAAAATGATCTAGATCAAATGCATCTTTAGGTTTTTAATGTTACACCCTGAAATCAATAAGAATAGGATGACTCGGCCATCCTTCTACTAGAAGGACACTGCATCAAACAAAAACCAACTTGTTGTCAATATATATCTACATccatatatatatgataaaccAATGGGTAGAGTTTCTATAATACATCTAAAAAGAATTTGTACAACTTAGAGTTCAGCATACCCAAAAATCCTACTATCAAAAGTCCTGGTGATGACACAAAGGCCATCATTCTATTTGTGGCTAATCGAGGAatttgtaaaacaaaaaaaatgaatggaataAGCAACTACATCCACCAGTGAGTTATGCATGTCTTATAAGtaaatcaagtatccactaTGCAGATATAAAAGCAATACTAAAATTCATAATCCAAACCCAAGAAGGGGgagataagtacactaatggtgccataagttgtgtacggcgctcactttggtgccaaaagtttccgccggatcacttaagtgccaaatcggagaaaaaacgatcactttggtgccaccggcgagaaattccggccaaaatgattacgtggctttatatttaaaaaaaaaaatcaataaactctttaaacgacgttgttttctgtcctacttaagaaaacgacgtcgttttgccgtcctatgTGGATGGCTTAGGAAAAACGATGCCGTATAGCTCATTTGTgattaaaattagggtttttttttgttcatcctcgCCAACCAAGCTTGCTC
The window above is part of the Eucalyptus grandis isolate ANBG69807.140 chromosome 6, ASM1654582v1, whole genome shotgun sequence genome. Proteins encoded here:
- the LOC120285912 gene encoding disease resistance protein RFL1-like, translating into MLASGRLVDARARLAWWPLKRGSARLARAPLVAWSMVERSSPRLASGCNRSPGRRSSEAGLVALVARSTSCEAHLWSTLVASGGPVDARPVASACLAEACRSPRLTMDVDKLLGSLINFLGLVQKVSNLTGVKANMYALEMTMGLVSARKTDISLQLEQEERRPLKRRKEEIDLWIQHVERWEGQVRELGRDVEGGNFFTLLKLTDRVRFIMTQVEKLHEKGRFDDGLTVDVTPNRGLELQPGELVGQASQTKRNEIWDCLMKEEVLRVGVWGRAGAGKTFLAVHIHDQIVQGCTRFDGACLVDVSQDGTVGTIQTDIAKYFRVLPNLMGESAVYRGAKLREALRGRRLLLILDDVRKSYSLEEVGIALERNGCKLIVTSRSKEVCEQMNCHKLVHVRTPRRNLKGWKKQCKN